The sequence ATGAATATTTATGAGTTTTCTATTGATCAATTTGACTTGTGATGAAGTCAATATGCTTCATCATTCCTTCCAATGATGAAGCAAGCAATGGAAGGTGTGGGCTTTCTATGGCTGCCTTAGATAATGTAAAACTAATTTTACAAGTTAAATTTTGTTTGTTTGAAATGCCCCAATAATTCTTCTTAGCTTTCTTTAGGATTTTTCAAAAGTGTAGGAGAAGATTGAGCTAACAAACAATCATTTCTTCATCTATATTAGGTTTGAAGTTAGGTTTTATATGAGCTAGCATATAGAAAATATATTCCAAACTCGTCAACTttatgaaaatgcaaacatgatttgattaaaaaatataattcaaCTCTTTCTTAATCACTTCTCTTTTGACATGACACTACTAATAAACTTAggatatggtttaattatacaaaATGTGATTAGTTTTTTATTTTCCAAAATGCATTCTCTTCCTCCCTTCATAATGATTGTGAATGGGTAGTTGGCTTTTTTTATCTTCTTAACATTATAAAATGCAATCATGTTTTGGATTGGTAATTATCAAGCCatattaatatcattttttattttttaacaacaTGATCGAGTTATGACCAAAATCACTAATTTTTCTTAAAATGTTGTACACACCCTCTTTAAATGTTGTGAAGTGTAATATTTGACCACACAAACTTAGATGCCTCAATTTATCCTCATTAAACCTACTCAATGATGCTTGAAGACAACTGTACCAACCTATCGTAATTCTCATCAAGGTTTTaatgaaatctctctctctctctctctctctctcacacacacacacacacacacacacacacacacacattcttctATATTTATAGAATCTATCATATAACTCCTTTCACAATGACCTTACATAAACCACATGATAGTAATGCAAGGCCAAATTATTCCATCTCAAATTGGGACACCTACTTCCTCATGTGAGGTCAAAATATCACTAAAGATAAAATCTAGTCATCCTCCTAATAGGATGCCAACTCTCTCTCAAGAAGACAaaatcacaagaaaatgaaatagcaagtgaatacaaaatatatttaaatGAACAATAGGAATACAAGACTGAGACACCTTGTCTTGGCACAAATATATAAGGATCAATGATCATGGGATCATGCTATGGTGATGCCATGAACCAAATGGACTTGAAATTATGCCACTTGTAAATAAATTATTACATTTAGTACACTCTAATCATAGTGAAATAAAATTGAAGAGGCATAATGAATAACACAACATTAGAATGCTAGCAAAAGAGTAATATGGTTCCTTTCTCTTATTGTATATGGTTTCACATTTTCCTATTCATAAAAAGATTACATATTTGAATGTTTAGATTTTATAATCAACCTATCAACCTTTAAGTAACTtcttaaaaaaaaatcctaaatatgcaatttttttttatagacaGATCTTAATCCAAATTATCATTTTAGCTACCTAATATGGGAGCATGAGCCTTAGGCTAAAACATCTTCAACTAAGAGCCAaagactgaggggtatccatttcacCAAATTCACTCGGTGCATGATCCTAGCCTCATCTCTTATGCTGTTGGAACCTtccactcaacaagacttgatctctTGTATGCTCATTAAGAATGATTCAAATTTGGTTATCGAACTAAAAGTCCACTAACATAAATATCCAAATTTCATAATTATATAACGAGTGTTTTCCATTGATATTCACTTTTCACTTCATTTGCACTTTTAAAATGTACCCAAACAACTTTTAATTAAAACTATAATATTTTAGAATATATGCCATAAAAGAACCACCTTCTTTTCGATTAGTGCATTACAAGTTATACAACTGGCATCTGCCGGATGACGGCCAAATGCGCTGAATTGATAAAATATAGCACTTTTATATTACATATTCACCATAGTAAGAAAAGCCCTCTGGGAGTCACTTACAAAGCTAATTACTCTTTGCGAATTTCCCAATGGGCTCACACAAGTTCTGTAGAGAACATTAAGCATCCATTCCAAGAACTCTGGAATGAATCTGTACCTTACAAAATGCCTTTACAATATTGTTTAGGAAAGTTCATGAACCACCCAACGTATGCGGACTCATTtccgtccagattcattgaatcttcTTTCTATCGCGTTGAAGATCCATTGCATTATGGAgtaatgacaacacacaatgtatTTGTGTCTATTCGGGCTCTTGAATTTGGCCACACCCACTAGTCTACTATCATTTGTTCATAGAATTTTTCTCTTTATTAGAGTAGATTACAATTTCAAAGCCTAAGATTGAAATGTACTGAGCTTAGTATTTGGTATAAATTCTCCTGTAAGGTGAAACCCATTGAACACGCAAGCACTGGTGTAATAAAAAATGATGGGTAGAGACTATAGTTCAGAGCACATGAAGGGGTTCAGTGTTATGCACAAGGTTCCAACTGGGGACACGCCCTACGTAAGGGCCAAGCAGGTTCAGGTATATTTTCTATAATGCCACTACTACTTGTTTTGTTCACTAAGCATATAAGAATTCTTATAGATGTGAACACCCATTTTTAACTGATAGAAAGTTAGGATTTGACAGCTTGTAGAGAAGAATCCAGAGGAGGCTATACCTCTGTTTTGGGCGGCTATAAATGCAGGAGACCGTGTTGAGAGTGCACTCAAGGACATGGCCATTGTCATGAAGCAGCTGGGGCGAGCAGATGAAGGCATTGAGGCAATCAAATCTTTCAGACACCGCTGCTCTCTGCAAGCTCAGGAATCACTTGACAATGTTCTGCTTGATCTTTATAAGGTATGTACATGCTCAATCTGTCTGTATATTCATTCAGATGATATGAAATTCCTTTGGTACAGATTGAAGTTTGAAATTCTGTATTACATTTGAAAAGAAA is a genomic window of Cryptomeria japonica chromosome 7, Sugi_1.0, whole genome shotgun sequence containing:
- the LOC131047237 gene encoding protein SULFUR DEFICIENCY-INDUCED 1-like isoform X2 is translated as MMGRDYSSEHMKGFSVMHKVPTGDTPYVRAKQVQLVEKNPEEAIPLFWAAINAGDRVESALKDMAIVMKQLGRADEGIEAIKSFRHRCSLQAQESLDNVLLDLYKTCGRVDEQIVLFKKKLHLIQHGIAFNGNPTKTARSHGKKFRLSIKEETSRILSNLGWAYMQQHNYPAAEVAYRHYIML